The Candidatus Equadaptatus faecalis genome contains a region encoding:
- the ychF gene encoding redox-regulated ATPase YchF yields MLHCGIVGLPLSGKSTVFNVITRAGAEVKPYAGGKTDPNKAVVAVPDKRFDKLCEIFTPKKETPAQIEFVDLAGLSRGAGKGAGLGNAFLSFVADADALIQVIRCFDNASVEHPEGSIDPVRDWSIVESELIFRDYAVIENRLSKLNEKKKLLPAEAKEKELLERCFACLEEEKPLRSIEMSDEEKHSLKSYAFVTAKPELIVLNLDDSQSDESKIPQYEALKARAAEQGIEICKLYGSLEMDIAEFSEEEAAEFTEGLNIAEPGRERLIQAAYSVLGLISFFTSGPDEVRAWTLHKGDNAVQAAGAIHTDLARGFIRAQVVAYDDYAAHNASMDECRKAGVLRLEGKEYLVKDGDMIEIRFNV; encoded by the coding sequence ATGCTGCATTGCGGAATAGTCGGACTGCCGCTCAGCGGAAAGTCCACGGTTTTCAACGTTATAACGAGGGCGGGCGCGGAGGTTAAACCCTACGCAGGCGGAAAAACAGACCCGAACAAGGCTGTTGTCGCCGTTCCTGACAAGCGTTTTGACAAACTCTGCGAAATTTTCACGCCGAAAAAGGAAACGCCGGCGCAGATTGAATTTGTCGATCTTGCGGGGCTTTCGCGCGGCGCAGGCAAGGGCGCGGGACTCGGCAACGCGTTTCTTTCATTTGTCGCCGACGCCGACGCGCTTATTCAGGTGATACGCTGCTTTGACAACGCTTCCGTTGAGCATCCCGAGGGCAGCATAGATCCTGTGCGCGACTGGAGCATAGTTGAAAGCGAGCTTATTTTCCGCGACTACGCGGTTATTGAAAACCGCCTTTCCAAGCTGAACGAAAAGAAAAAACTGCTTCCTGCCGAGGCAAAGGAAAAAGAGCTGCTTGAACGCTGTTTCGCCTGTCTTGAAGAGGAAAAACCGCTTCGCAGCATAGAAATGAGCGACGAGGAAAAACATTCCCTCAAAAGCTACGCTTTCGTTACCGCAAAACCAGAGCTTATAGTTCTCAATCTTGACGACTCGCAGAGCGACGAAAGCAAAATTCCGCAGTATGAGGCACTCAAAGCGCGGGCGGCGGAGCAGGGAATAGAAATCTGCAAGCTTTACGGAAGCCTTGAAATGGACATCGCCGAATTCAGCGAAGAGGAAGCGGCGGAATTTACCGAAGGGCTCAATATAGCGGAACCGGGCAGGGAAAGGCTTATACAGGCTGCATATTCCGTGCTCGGGCTTATAAGCTTCTTCACGAGCGGCCCCGACGAAGTCCGCGCATGGACGCTGCACAAAGGCGACAACGCCGTTCAGGCGGCGGGCGCCATTCACACGGACCTTGCAAGAGGCTTTATCCGTGCACAGGTTGTTGCGTATGACGACTACGCGGCGCACAACGCCTCAATGGACGAATGCCGCAAGGCAGGTGTTTTGCGTCTTGAAGGCAAGGAATATCTTGTCAAAGACGGGGATATGATAG